Sequence from the Cyanobacterium sp. T60_A2020_053 genome:
TTAGAAAATAATTTTACGTTGTATCACAATGATCGAGATTTCGAGGCAATCGCACAGCATACATCTTTGAAACAAAAAAAACTCAATCTATCTTAAAGACAAATTTACTACAGCGCCCTCCGCCATGACAGAAGGTGAAAAATGGATTAGAGAAAATTTGCCTATAGATTGATAATCTAAATTAAATCATTGATAATAAGTGAGAGAATTATAATACTTTCCCAAGGGGTGATAAAACGGTGACATTAACAGAATTAATTGACAAGGGTGGTTTTTCGATTTGGCCCTTACTATTCCTTTCTATTCTCGCTTTAGGTACAATTATTGAACGTCTCTGGTTTTGGTCTAGGGTATTAATTAAAGAAGAACAAATTTTAAATAGTGTGATGGATGCCGCCACCACGAATTGGGGTAAAGCTGGGGAAATCGCTTCCCGTTATCGTCAACATCCCCTCGGTAAATTTCTCAATGCGCCTTTACAATTAGATAATCCCGATCCTGAAGTGTTTCATTTGGCATTGGAGACGGGCGCTGATGATGAATTATCCTTAATGAAAAAGGGAGACAAAATCCTAGAAGGAGTTATCGCCCTTTCTCCTTTATTAGGATTGCTTGGCACTGTATTAGGTTTAATTCGCTCTCTCGGCTCAATCTCCCTCAGTGACTTAGGTACAGCTTCCACCACTGGAGTAACATTGGGTATCGGTGAATCGCTAATTTCTACCGCAGTGGGTTTAATTGTGGCTATTGTGGCGGTGGTTTTTTACCGTTTATTTCAGGCTTTTTGGTATAACCAAGTAAGAATTTTTCGTAAAGCAGGAAGTGATTTGGAGTTAATTTATCGTCAAAAATGGCTAGGGCAAGATTTTGAACCTTCTTTGAGTGAAATGGAGTCTAAAATTAAAATTTAGTTTGTCCAAGACATAAATTTTTCACCAATAGAAATAATCACCTGTTTAAAAGTGATGATTTTGAGAGAAAATAAAACCTCATAATTGTCAATTATCCATTGTCAATTTGCCATCACCACTGCACTTTTTCAGCACCA
This genomic interval carries:
- a CDS encoding MotA/TolQ/ExbB proton channel family protein gives rise to the protein MTLTELIDKGGFSIWPLLFLSILALGTIIERLWFWSRVLIKEEQILNSVMDAATTNWGKAGEIASRYRQHPLGKFLNAPLQLDNPDPEVFHLALETGADDELSLMKKGDKILEGVIALSPLLGLLGTVLGLIRSLGSISLSDLGTASTTGVTLGIGESLISTAVGLIVAIVAVVFYRLFQAFWYNQVRIFRKAGSDLELIYRQKWLGQDFEPSLSEMESKIKI